In a genomic window of Ipomoea triloba cultivar NCNSP0323 chromosome 3, ASM357664v1:
- the LOC116013049 gene encoding uncharacterized protein LOC116013049: protein MAWFAVSSVMRTIELEFLQPHPRLVLDDQKEAEAVEGLHRRLAQLLAFLDNDSENQLNDDDETTKEWKGRLKEVALRIEDDIESEIIYRYGTEQPRSPLIGRLRKYIQHKRFLKILRNAMECTGEFMEFVKNKQPMEDLQIKDDNDTASLFSENSELYHHSAGSKLRSTTLVGRHEEVNLIKELLLQESRRERRVVLIVGMGGIGKTKLAQTI, encoded by the coding sequence ATGGCTTGGTTTGCTGTAAGTTCAGTGATGCGAACAATAGAGCTTGAGTTCCTGCAACCTCATCCACGTCTTGTTCTTGATGACCAGAAAGAAGCAGAAGCAGTGGAAGGTCTCCACCGAAGGCTTGCTCAGTTGCTAGCCTTTCTTGATAATGATTCTGAGAATCAATTGAATGATGATGACGAGACGACTAAAGAGTGGAAAGGGAGACTTAAAGAGGTTGCACTAAGAATAGAAGACGACATTGAATCAGAAATAATTTATAGGTATGGCACAGAGCAGCCGAGATCGCCATTGATTGGAAGACTTCGCAAGTACATACAACATAAAAGATTCCTTAAAATCTTGCGAAATGCAATGGAATGCACCGGAGAGTTTATGGAGTTCGTGAAGAACAAACAGCCGATGGAAGATTTGCAAATAAAAGATGATAATGATACTGCTTCTTTGTTCAGTGAAAATAGTGAGCTTTATCATCATTCTGCTGGTTCAAAGCTTCGGAGCACAACACTGGTAGGACGTCATGAGGAAGTGAATCTGATAAAGGAGCTACTTCTTCAAGAATCACGGAGAGAAAGAAGGGTTGTGCTCATTGTTGGCATGGGAGGTATAGGTAAGACAAAGCTTGCTCAAACAATTTGA